In one window of Burkholderia cenocepacia DNA:
- the rnhA gene encoding ribonuclease HI, with product MTTDTIDIYTDGACKGNPGPGGWGALLRYGSQEKELFGGEPNTTNNRMELMGVIAALEALKRPCRVIVHTDSQYVQKGISEWIHGWKKKGWVTAAKTPVKNADLWKRLDTLVARHEIEWRWVKGHAGHPENERADALANRGVESLAA from the coding sequence ATGACAACCGACACCATCGACATCTATACCGACGGCGCCTGCAAGGGCAACCCCGGCCCCGGCGGCTGGGGCGCCCTGCTGCGCTACGGCAGTCAAGAAAAGGAACTGTTCGGCGGCGAGCCGAACACGACCAACAACCGCATGGAGCTGATGGGCGTGATCGCCGCGCTCGAAGCGCTGAAGCGGCCGTGCCGGGTGATCGTGCATACCGACTCGCAATACGTGCAGAAAGGCATCAGCGAGTGGATCCACGGGTGGAAGAAGAAAGGCTGGGTCACCGCGGCGAAGACGCCCGTGAAGAATGCCGACCTGTGGAAGCGGCTCGACACGCTCGTCGCCCGGCACGAGATCGAGTGGCGCTGGGTCAAGGGTCACGCGGGCCATCCCGAAAACGAGCGCGCGGACGCGCTCGCGAACCGCGGCGTCGAATCGCTGGCCGCCTGA
- the dnaQ gene encoding DNA polymerase III subunit epsilon: MRQIILDTETTGLNARTGDRLIEIGCVELLNRRLTGNNLHFYVNPERDSDPGALAVHGLTTEFLSDKPKFAEVAHQILDFVKDAELIIHNAPFDLGFLDAEFARLGLPPFTEHCGGVIDTLVQAKQMFPGKRNSLDALCDRFGISNAHRTLHGALLDSELLAEVYLAMTRGQDSLVIDMLDDAGADGGAANGKRVSLAALDLAVVTASEDELAAHQAQLDELDKSVKGTCVWRQPADTDTAEAA, from the coding sequence ATGCGCCAGATCATTCTCGATACCGAAACCACCGGCCTGAACGCCCGCACGGGCGACCGCCTCATCGAAATCGGCTGCGTCGAACTGCTGAACCGGCGGCTCACCGGCAACAACCTGCACTTCTACGTGAACCCCGAGCGCGACAGCGATCCGGGCGCACTGGCGGTGCACGGCCTCACGACCGAATTCTTGAGCGACAAGCCGAAATTCGCGGAAGTCGCCCACCAGATCCTCGACTTCGTGAAGGACGCCGAGCTGATCATCCACAACGCGCCGTTCGACCTCGGCTTCCTCGACGCCGAATTCGCGCGGCTCGGCCTGCCGCCGTTCACCGAGCATTGCGGCGGCGTGATCGACACGCTGGTGCAGGCCAAGCAGATGTTCCCCGGCAAGCGCAACTCGCTCGACGCGCTGTGCGACCGCTTCGGCATCAGCAACGCGCATCGGACGCTGCACGGCGCACTGCTCGACTCGGAGCTGCTCGCCGAGGTCTATCTCGCGATGACGCGCGGCCAGGACAGCCTCGTGATCGACATGCTCGACGACGCGGGCGCCGACGGCGGCGCGGCGAACGGCAAACGCGTGTCGCTCGCCGCGCTCGACCTGGCCGTGGTGACTGCAAGCGAAGACGAGCTGGCCGCGCACCAGGCTCAGCTCGACGAGCTCGACAAGTCGGTCAAGGGCACATGCGTGTGGCGCCAGCCCGCCGACACGGATACCGCCGAAGCAGCCTGA
- a CDS encoding glutathione S-transferase family protein, giving the protein MKLIGMLDSPFVRRVAISAKLLDLPFEHESISVFRHIERFRTLNPVVKAPTLVTDGGATLLDSSLIVDYLDHLAAPERRLLPDAGEARLRALVPIGFALAAAEKTVQVVYEQALRPSDKQHEPWVDRVLSQLEGAYGALEPLVAAANGWFGGGRLLQSDVTVAVAWRFTQFMAADYPVLARIDPARYPALAAHSARAEALPAFVETPLV; this is encoded by the coding sequence ATGAAGCTGATCGGCATGCTGGATTCCCCGTTCGTGCGCCGCGTCGCCATTTCGGCGAAGCTGCTCGACCTGCCGTTCGAACACGAGTCGATCTCGGTGTTTCGTCATATCGAGCGGTTCAGGACGCTCAACCCGGTCGTCAAGGCGCCGACGCTCGTGACCGACGGCGGCGCGACGCTGCTCGATTCGTCGCTGATCGTCGACTATCTCGACCACCTGGCAGCACCTGAGCGGCGCCTGCTGCCCGACGCCGGCGAGGCCCGGCTGCGCGCGCTGGTGCCGATCGGCTTCGCGCTGGCCGCCGCCGAGAAAACCGTGCAGGTCGTCTACGAGCAGGCGCTGCGTCCGTCGGACAAGCAGCACGAGCCGTGGGTCGATCGCGTGCTGAGCCAGCTCGAAGGCGCATACGGCGCGCTGGAGCCGCTGGTCGCGGCCGCCAACGGCTGGTTCGGCGGCGGGCGATTGCTGCAGTCGGACGTGACGGTCGCGGTGGCGTGGCGCTTCACGCAGTTCATGGCGGCCGATTACCCGGTGCTGGCGCGGATCGATCCGGCCCGTTATCCGGCGCTCGCCGCGCATTCCGCGCGGGCGGAAGCGTTGCCGGCTTTCGTCGAAACGCCGCTCGTCTAG
- a CDS encoding phosphoribosyltransferase, whose product MIESSFADRADAGRQLADALREYAGRSDVVVLALPRGGVPVAYPVARALRAPLDVLVVRKLGVPFDPELAMGAIATGGGTHLQRSVIRDMDVSDAQLADVIARETAELHRREALYRGAVPPLAVDGRIAIVVDDGVATGASMRVALQVLRERHPARIVAAVPVAPAGAAHAFDGLADAFVTVSQPARFFGISQFYAHFAQTSDDEVRALLDAARP is encoded by the coding sequence GTGATCGAAAGCAGTTTTGCCGATCGCGCCGATGCCGGTCGCCAGCTGGCCGATGCGTTGCGCGAATACGCGGGGCGAAGCGATGTCGTCGTGCTCGCGTTGCCGCGCGGCGGGGTGCCCGTCGCGTATCCGGTCGCCCGTGCGCTGCGCGCGCCGCTCGACGTGCTGGTCGTGCGCAAGCTCGGCGTTCCGTTCGACCCCGAGCTCGCGATGGGCGCGATCGCGACGGGCGGCGGGACGCATTTGCAACGTTCGGTGATCCGCGACATGGACGTATCCGATGCGCAACTCGCCGACGTGATCGCGCGCGAGACGGCCGAACTGCATCGTCGCGAGGCGCTGTATCGCGGCGCGGTGCCGCCGCTGGCGGTGGACGGGCGCATCGCGATCGTGGTCGACGACGGCGTCGCGACCGGCGCATCGATGCGCGTCGCGCTGCAGGTGCTGCGCGAGCGTCACCCGGCGCGCATCGTCGCGGCCGTGCCGGTCGCGCCGGCGGGCGCCGCGCATGCGTTCGACGGCCTGGCCGACGCGTTCGTCACGGTGTCGCAGCCGGCGCGGTTCTTCGGGATCAGCCAGTTCTACGCGCACTTCGCGCAGACGAGCGACGACGAGGTGCGCGCGCTGCTCGACGCGGCGCGCCCGTGA
- the gloB gene encoding hydroxyacylglutathione hydrolase — translation MNELEYVPVPAFEDNYIWLVSDGRDAIAVDPGEAAPVRRVLAERGWRLTAILLTHHHADHVGGVEALQHSQPADVPLTVYGPAAEAIGVVTRPLSGGDRVTLDAPAVAFDVLDVPGHTRGHIAYFQAAGQGAAGQGNAVPHVFCGDTLFSCGCGRLFEGTPAQMLASLDALAALPGDTRVHCAHEYTLSNIRFALACEPGNAALAAWRDDAQALRARGVPTLPTTIAHERAVNPFMRADSAAIHATLEAELHETVTDRLAAFTLMREWKNRFR, via the coding sequence ATGAACGAGCTGGAATACGTGCCGGTTCCGGCATTCGAAGACAACTATATCTGGCTCGTCTCGGACGGCCGCGATGCGATCGCCGTCGACCCGGGTGAAGCCGCGCCCGTACGCCGGGTTCTTGCCGAACGAGGCTGGCGGTTGACCGCTATTTTACTCACGCACCACCACGCCGACCACGTCGGCGGTGTCGAGGCGCTGCAGCATAGCCAACCGGCCGATGTTCCGCTCACCGTTTACGGCCCCGCGGCCGAAGCGATCGGCGTGGTCACGCGGCCGCTGTCGGGCGGCGATCGCGTGACGCTCGACGCGCCGGCCGTCGCGTTCGACGTGCTCGACGTGCCGGGCCATACACGCGGCCACATTGCTTACTTTCAGGCGGCCGGTCAAGGCGCGGCCGGGCAGGGCAACGCGGTGCCGCACGTGTTCTGCGGCGACACGCTGTTCTCGTGCGGCTGCGGCCGCCTGTTCGAAGGCACGCCCGCGCAGATGCTCGCGTCGCTCGACGCGCTCGCGGCGCTGCCGGGCGACACCCGCGTGCATTGCGCACACGAATACACGCTGTCGAACATCCGCTTCGCGCTCGCGTGCGAGCCGGGCAATGCGGCACTCGCCGCGTGGCGCGACGACGCACAGGCGCTGCGCGCGCGCGGCGTGCCGACGCTGCCCACTACGATCGCGCACGAGCGTGCCGTTAACCCGTTCATGCGGGCCGACAGCGCGGCGATTCACGCGACGCTCGAGGCCGAGCTGCACGAAACGGTGACGGATCGTCTGGCGGCGTTCACGCTGATGCGCGAATGGAAAAACCGGTTCCGGTGA
- a CDS encoding YnfA family protein, whose protein sequence is MTELMRIAALFAATALAEIVGCYLPWLVLKAGRPAWLLVPAALSLALFAWLLTLHPSAAGRTYAAYGGVYIAVALIWLRVVDGVALTRWDVAGAVLALGGMAVIALQPRA, encoded by the coding sequence ATGACCGAACTGATGAGGATTGCGGCGCTGTTCGCCGCTACCGCGCTGGCCGAAATCGTCGGCTGCTACCTGCCGTGGCTCGTGCTGAAGGCCGGGCGCCCGGCCTGGCTGCTGGTGCCCGCCGCGCTGTCGCTGGCGCTGTTCGCGTGGCTGCTCACGCTGCACCCGAGCGCGGCGGGGCGCACGTATGCCGCGTACGGCGGCGTCTATATCGCGGTGGCGTTGATCTGGCTGCGGGTGGTCGACGGTGTCGCGCTGACCCGCTGGGACGTGGCCGGCGCGGTGCTCGCGCTCGGCGGAATGGCCGTCATCGCGCTGCAGCCGCGCGCCTGA
- a CDS encoding class I SAM-dependent methyltransferase: MSDRQIIDWPAWTDSPPGRYVLGWEQAQLDRIVSDVFGFHALQLGLPQLDALRENRMPYRGLVLDPASGASAPYQYPWAREAHTAAHAPADRSTTWCDLLDLPFESQSVDLIVMPHTLEFTSDPHRLLREAERVLMPEGQLVITGFNSLSLWGMRQSFGRMANRPFVPATRDQIAFIRLKDWIKLLGFDLERGRFGCYRPPLATDQWLARYGFMEAAGDRWWPIFGAVYMVTAVKRVRGMRLVGPIKMKKPVLAPGLTPAASPTTHQERS; this comes from the coding sequence ATGTCTGACCGTCAAATTATAGACTGGCCCGCCTGGACCGACTCGCCGCCCGGCCGTTACGTGCTGGGCTGGGAGCAGGCACAGCTCGACCGGATCGTATCCGACGTCTTCGGCTTCCACGCGCTGCAGCTCGGCCTGCCGCAGCTCGACGCACTGCGCGAGAACCGCATGCCGTATCGCGGCCTCGTGCTCGACCCGGCGAGCGGCGCGAGCGCGCCGTATCAGTATCCGTGGGCGCGCGAAGCACACACGGCAGCCCACGCGCCCGCCGATCGCAGCACGACGTGGTGCGACCTGCTCGACCTGCCGTTCGAGTCGCAGAGCGTCGACCTGATCGTGATGCCGCACACGCTCGAATTCACGTCCGACCCGCACCGTTTGCTGCGCGAGGCCGAGCGCGTGCTGATGCCGGAAGGCCAGCTCGTGATCACCGGCTTCAATTCGCTGAGCCTGTGGGGCATGCGGCAGTCGTTCGGGCGCATGGCGAACCGCCCGTTCGTGCCGGCCACGCGCGACCAGATCGCGTTCATCCGGCTCAAGGACTGGATCAAGCTGCTCGGTTTCGACCTCGAACGCGGCCGCTTCGGCTGCTACCGGCCGCCGCTCGCCACCGACCAGTGGCTGGCCCGCTACGGCTTCATGGAGGCTGCCGGCGACCGCTGGTGGCCGATCTTCGGCGCCGTCTACATGGTGACGGCCGTCAAGCGCGTGCGCGGCATGCGCCTCGTCGGCCCGATCAAGATGAAGAAGCCCGTGCTCGCACCGGGCCTGACGCCGGCGGCCTCCCCGACCACTCACCAAGAACGTTCATGA
- a CDS encoding Intracellular PHB depolymerase: protein MWYAVVEQQREWMRAWRAATRYAFDAWPAASLPHAASSCYDDLFEPLLGPQAAPPGFDLAWPAVSEQIVAHTPFCDLRRFAHADAHRTVLLCAPLVGHAAVMMRETAETLLADGDVCVTDWRNARDVPLAAGRFGLDEYVAMLDGFVGTLQHDERPLHVVAVCQATVPALGALALRAARGLAPPASITLIGGPIDARLNPSPLGTAAAAHSLDWCRRHLIDIVPPGFAGHGRHVFPTYLQQGEIALLYPQRFLTLIETYALAASRFDMTGLADARRALREYTALLDMPADYFLDTVDVVFQRMLLATGAWHVDGRRVEPAALRDVALLTVEGACDGVTGAGQTHAALALCSGLSAHERHRVDIDDCDHYGLFTGPRWHGNVHPALQRVFALAEAGRPRPRRNRQT from the coding sequence ATGTGGTATGCCGTCGTCGAGCAGCAGCGGGAATGGATGCGCGCATGGCGCGCGGCGACGCGATACGCGTTCGACGCATGGCCCGCGGCGTCGCTGCCGCACGCCGCGTCATCGTGCTACGACGACCTGTTCGAACCGCTGCTCGGGCCCCAGGCCGCGCCGCCGGGCTTCGACCTCGCGTGGCCCGCCGTCAGCGAGCAGATCGTCGCGCACACGCCGTTTTGCGACTTGCGGCGCTTCGCGCACGCCGATGCGCACCGCACGGTGCTGCTGTGCGCGCCGCTCGTCGGACATGCGGCCGTGATGATGCGGGAAACCGCCGAAACGCTGCTCGCCGATGGCGACGTCTGCGTGACCGACTGGCGCAATGCGCGCGACGTGCCGCTTGCGGCAGGCCGTTTTGGACTCGACGAATACGTCGCGATGCTCGACGGCTTCGTCGGCACCCTCCAGCACGACGAGCGGCCGCTGCACGTCGTCGCCGTTTGCCAGGCGACCGTACCGGCGCTCGGCGCCCTGGCGCTGCGCGCCGCGCGCGGCCTCGCGCCGCCCGCGAGTATCACGCTGATCGGCGGCCCGATCGATGCCCGCCTGAACCCGAGCCCGCTCGGCACCGCGGCCGCGGCCCATTCGCTCGACTGGTGCCGGCGCCATCTGATCGACATCGTGCCGCCCGGCTTCGCCGGGCATGGCCGCCACGTGTTCCCGACCTATCTGCAACAGGGCGAGATCGCGCTCCTGTATCCGCAACGCTTCCTGACGCTGATCGAGACCTACGCGCTGGCAGCTTCCCGCTTCGACATGACCGGGCTCGCCGACGCCCGGCGGGCACTGCGCGAATACACGGCGCTGCTCGACATGCCGGCCGACTATTTCCTCGACACGGTCGACGTCGTGTTTCAGCGCATGCTGCTCGCGACCGGCGCGTGGCATGTGGACGGCCGGCGCGTCGAACCGGCCGCGCTGCGCGATGTCGCGCTGCTGACCGTCGAAGGCGCCTGCGACGGGGTCACGGGCGCCGGGCAGACGCATGCGGCGCTCGCACTGTGCAGCGGCCTCTCGGCCCACGAGCGCCATCGCGTCGATATCGACGATTGCGATCACTACGGGCTGTTTACGGGGCCACGCTGGCACGGCAACGTCCATCCGGCGCTGCAGCGCGTGTTCGCGCTCGCGGAAGCCGGCCGACCGCGCCCGCGCCGGAACCGGCAAACCTGA
- a CDS encoding MFS transporter, producing the protein MSSVQVRVLALFSVGYFVSYVFRGVNLGFAPFVTHELGLSAADLGLLTSLYFLGFAGAQIPAGVMLDHFGPRRVTAGMLLFAAAGAAVFGAAHGIGTMMVGRLLIGVGVSVCLGAAFKALAQHFPVGRLPLVNGLVMAVGGLGGVMVGSPLTWLLGWASWRTICFGLAVLTVAVAASIGFGAPDAQQARHQGGLVSQFKGTWHILASRAFWKIASFSVVTQGVFYAMQSLWVGPYLRDVGGFDAPHAARLVSVLGFAMMAGCVGFGAAARVLERRGVSVYATCGIGMALFVATQLAIVARVPLPPAVPWAAYGMFGGVGILTYAVMAGHFPAHLIGRANTTLTLVIFLLIFAFQIGVGAVLSHWPAVDGRYPAAAHFTAWGALLALQLASAVWYVWPTRGAGQAH; encoded by the coding sequence ATGTCGTCGGTGCAGGTGAGGGTGCTCGCGCTGTTCTCGGTCGGGTATTTCGTGTCGTACGTCTTTCGCGGCGTCAATCTGGGCTTCGCGCCGTTCGTCACGCATGAGCTCGGGCTGTCCGCCGCCGATCTCGGCTTGCTCACCAGCCTCTATTTCCTCGGCTTCGCGGGCGCGCAGATCCCGGCCGGCGTGATGCTCGACCACTTCGGCCCGCGGCGCGTGACGGCCGGCATGCTGCTGTTCGCGGCGGCTGGCGCGGCCGTGTTCGGTGCGGCGCATGGCATCGGCACGATGATGGTCGGCCGGCTGCTGATCGGCGTCGGCGTATCGGTGTGTCTGGGTGCGGCGTTCAAGGCGCTCGCGCAGCATTTCCCGGTCGGCCGGCTGCCCCTCGTCAACGGTCTCGTGATGGCCGTGGGCGGCCTCGGCGGCGTAATGGTCGGCTCGCCGCTGACCTGGCTGCTCGGCTGGGCGAGCTGGCGCACGATCTGTTTCGGCCTCGCGGTGCTGACCGTGGCCGTCGCGGCGTCGATCGGCTTCGGGGCGCCCGACGCGCAGCAGGCGCGCCACCAGGGCGGCCTCGTCAGCCAGTTCAAGGGCACGTGGCACATCCTGGCGAGCCGCGCGTTCTGGAAGATTGCGTCGTTCTCTGTCGTCACGCAGGGCGTGTTCTATGCGATGCAGTCGCTGTGGGTGGGCCCGTATCTGCGCGACGTCGGCGGATTCGACGCGCCGCATGCCGCGCGCCTCGTGTCGGTGCTCGGCTTCGCGATGATGGCCGGCTGCGTCGGCTTCGGCGCGGCGGCACGCGTGCTCGAGCGGCGCGGCGTGTCGGTCTACGCGACGTGCGGCATCGGCATGGCGCTGTTCGTCGCGACGCAGCTCGCGATCGTCGCGCGCGTGCCGTTGCCGCCCGCCGTGCCGTGGGCCGCCTACGGGATGTTCGGCGGCGTGGGCATCCTGACCTACGCGGTGATGGCCGGCCACTTTCCCGCCCATCTGATCGGTCGCGCGAACACGACGCTCACGCTCGTGATCTTCCTGCTGATCTTCGCGTTCCAGATCGGCGTCGGCGCCGTGCTGTCGCACTGGCCGGCGGTCGACGGCCGTTATCCGGCCGCCGCGCACTTCACCGCCTGGGGCGCACTGCTCGCGCTGCAACTCGCGAGCGCGGTCTGGTACGTCTGGCCCACGCGCGGCGCTGGCCAAGCGCACTGA